The Lacticaseibacillus pabuli region TGTCGTCATTTTTCTTACGTCCAAAAAAGCTAAAAGCCATTATTAACCTCCAATTGGTTGTTTATTCGGTGTGCCCGGCTTGCGTGGGTACTTCTTCGGCGTCGCCGCAATCTTATCGATTTGCAGGAGGTGCCGCGACTCGTCCAGCACGGGCAAGGTGAATTCGTAGTCATGTTGCAACTGGCCGCCCAATAACTTCAAGGCTGGTGCGGCTGCCGATAGTTCGTTCTCAGCTTGCGCCGCCTTGAGCGCAATGAACTGACCGCCAATTTTGACGAGTGGCAGGCACAGTTCCGCCAAGACGGGCAATGATGCGACGGCGCGGGCAGTGACCAAATCAAAGCGTTCACGATAAGGAGACTTCTTACCCGCAAAGGTTTCAGCGCGGTCATGGACCAGCTCGACGTTGGTGAGACCGAGCTTTTTGCACAGACGGTCCAAGAAGTCGATGCGCTTTTGCAAGGAGTCAACAATGGTGATCTTAAGTTCTGGGTTCAGAATCTTCATCGGTAGCGATGGGAACCCCGCACCTGCACCAACGTCGCAGAGCGTCACACTTGCCGTCCGCAGCTCTGGCAGTTCAATGAGCGGCGTCACGGAGTCGTAGAAGTGCTTGAGGTAGACATCCCCTTCGTCCGTGATGGCAGTCAGGTTCATTTTTTCGTTTTCGCTGACCAAGTAGCTGTAGTAGTCCGCAAATTGCGCGCGCTGCTGATCAGTCAGTGTGATTCCCTTGGCAGCGAGTGCTGCGGCAAACTCATCTGGCGTCATGACTTCTTATCCTCTTTCTCTATTCCGCGTGCTAACGGCGTTTTGACGGCGTTAGCGTGGAACACGTTCTAGTTTCACGATACTTCTAAGTTTAGCCCAGCGACAGGGTGATGACAACCAGCAAAGCGCTTGTGTTTCATGTGAAACACACTAGTCGCTCATGCCAAACCCGTAGACACAACAAAAGCGGCACTGTCACCAGTGCCGCTTAATAAGAGTCCTAAGTTAAGCTGTTACGGCAACGCCGACGCGATCCTTATGCCGCGCAACAATCATATCGGCAAACGCCTCTGCGATATTACGGTTGCGTAGGATTGGTCCGTGGGAGTAACTGCCGAAGGTTTGCTTGTAGCGCATGCCTTCATAACCCTCTTCAGGATTATTACCAAAGCCCTCGACCATCTTGCCAAGTGGCTTCAGCTGGTCCTTGTCGTCAAAGTAAGTGCAACCACTGTGGTTCTCAAACGCGCGAACCGTCCCCCACTCCGTTTCGTATTCCGTATCCCCAATCATACGGGACTCTGGACGGAACACGGTGTGGAGTGGCAACAGGTTCAAGCATTGGATGGTCGTGCCATCGCTCATCTTGTACTCGCTGCCCAAAAATTGGTAGCCACCACAGATAGCCAGCAATGGATTACCCGCTTCGATGTATTCGTGCAGCGTGTCATGCAAACGTGGCAAGTCCTTAGCGACCACTGTCTGCTCGTAGTCCTGACCGCCACCGAAGAAGACAAAGTCGTAGTCCATTGCGTTAAAACTGTGGCCCAAGCTGATGTTATCAACTTGTACCTCATAATCACGGCTGTTCAGCAAGTAGCGCAAAATCTTCACGTCACCGCTATCACCATACGTGTTCATCAGATCTTCATATAGGTAAGCAATCTTAATTACATCAGCCATGTTGGTCTCCTCGGAATTAATCTGCAGTCGATTATACCATAGGAACTAGTCTTCCTCGATAACCTCGCCCGCATGTGGGCCGGCGTCAAGACGCACAATCTTGTCAACGGTAATGACAACTGCAGCAATCACTGCTGGTAAATGACGGGCCTCAGCAAACGCAACGGCGTCCTTGTACACCTGGTCATCATCGTGGAACTCGACGGGGCCTTCAAAACGGTAGCCCTTCATTGCTGGGTGATCAACACTCGCAACGGCAGCGCGTGGGTTCACATGCAGGTTGTGCCATGCATGATGCCCAGTCTGTTCGTTATAAATCAAGTGATGCTCGTCCAGTACACGCATCGTGCCCTTTGGACCAACTTGCGGCTTGCCGTTCTCGTCTGCCGTTGCCAGGAAGTTGAGCTGGGCGCCAATCATCTGTTGCATATCATCAGTTAAAGTTGCCATAATCTCGTCCTTCTTTCTTCTTACTAAACGTAAGTATTATAACGCAGATTACACAAAATAAAAACCATTTCATGTTAACGAAATGGTTAAAGGTGTTGAAGTCGAGCGGCAAGGATATTGCGGTGCCACCACCTTTTCCTCGTAACGACCGTTGCGATTAAAATTGGCTGCTGTCTGAGTACCACGCTCTGTAAGACCCATTAACGCCAGCAGTTTTACCAAGTGCCGCAATTTGCTTGACGATATCAGACGCCTCTTGTGTGAGGGCAACGTGGTCCGTGAAGCCAACAAAGTAAATATAGTTAGCAAGTCGATTAGCCGTCACGACTGGGTCTTTCGAGTCGATGTGTTGGTTGACACGAATCAGAACATCCTTTAAATTATCCAGATCGGTTGTATCGTGCTTACTAATCTGATTAAACAGCTGATCGGTCAGGCCTGCGAGTGCTTGTCGTGCATCATCGTTTTGCATATTACCTACAACCCCCATAACAGCAATTGCCTAATAACGTGTCGTACCTGGCGTCCGAATCGGCATCTGTTCAGTGAACCCGTAGAATTGAGATTTGTCGGAAAAGTCGGCCATATATAAGCCATTGCGACCCGCTTTTTGGCTAATATAGCCAAGCTCAATCATTAGTTTCTCCTGATCCTTTGAAAAATCAAGACGGCCGTTGCTTGCGCTGATGCGAATATAGTTGACCAATCGATTGATTAACGGTGCTGGGTCCTTCACCTTGTCAAGGCGCTTGCTGACCTGTCCTAGAACATCAATAATATCCAACATTTGTGGCGATTGATTATCTTCTGCCACCAGCAAACTGCTCAGTTCCTGCACTTCTTGGCTTGCGGTTTCACGTTCCTCTGCATACTTGCGATTGTTAAACAATGTTAGTCTTCCTCTCAGCGGCAAATAGTTCCCGTCGTATTTATTTTAAAGAATACTTGCTCATCTCTACATACGATACGGTAGCCCTATTTCAGTCTGACGAGGCAAAATTCGGTGAACGTAGGCAAAATTACGCTAAGCGTCGGTTAAAACTAAACGAACAAGCCACCATTTCGAGGGCCATTCACCGAACACAAAAGAGGCTGTGCCAAAAGGCGTTTAGGCCCCGATATACAAGCATGAGGAACCGTAAATCCCGAACTTAGGATTTATGGTTCCTCATGTTTGTATATCAGGGGCCTGCCTTTTGGCGCGCGACTAGGAGGAAACGTTCGTGTCACTCGAAGTTATGTCACAACCCCTTAAGTAGACGCCGCTGATAACGTCAGTTCCGAATCGTTAGAGTTGACGTGGCAAAAAGCTAGCCACTAACAAGGCTAACAAAATGCCAATCGCAACCGCTAGCGCCGTCATGACCGCAATGTCACTCAAAGGTCGCCGCAAGAACCATAAAAGGAGAACGGCCAACACAATGACACCCAACATGAGGCCAACGCGCTTCAACCACCGTTTGCTAAAGGCGCTCAAGAACCGTGTACCGTTCCTTGCCTGCCTTGCCCTCATCGGACTTCACAGACGCGTCGCTTTCGTAAAAGACGGAAAATTTGCCGTCGTCATTCTTCGCGACAACAAGGCCGCCCTGAATTTCATGCTGTGTCTTGTAGATCTGCGCGCTACGACGTGCCGCCGAAAAATCAAAGTCCTGCGCAAGTGCGTCGCCCTGATTGAAGAAAATTGATTCGCTCATTGTCATTCCGCCTTTCCAAATCACTCAATTTGGTACAGCTTTATTATACCAATTCACGGAACCGGATTCACGTGACTAGTGAAAGATGTTATCGAACCATTGTACTGCCCTGGCCCCAAAGCCCTGCTTCTGCTCTGGGTTTTGCGTCTGATCCGACGAATTGTTGCTGTCTGACGCACTAGCAGCGTCCACATCGCGACTGGATTCACTAGAACTGCTACTCGACTGATTCGTTGGGTCTGTCGAATCATCGGGCGTGTTTTGATCGTCGCTACCGTCGTTGATCCAGTTTTGAATCGCATTGCTGGAGAGCAGCGGCGTTTTATTCACGATAAACTGTGCCGTTTTGGAATCGTTGTACTGATTTTGAACCCAAGGCGTATCAATCATGAGGGCCAGTGCCAGCGTCACGAAGATGAGCAAGTAGTTGAACGCCCCCGCCAAGAGCGCGCCGCCGATGCTATTGGCCTGTTTGATAATTGGAATCCATTTGAGCGACCGTGCCGCCATTAACAAGCCGTGCAAAATGAGGTAACCGACCACGACGATAATGAAAAACGCCGTCAGCGCATAGCCCATCGTCGTTTGGCCACGGCCAATCACACCAGCCAGTTGCGGGTAGAAATGAAATGCCGCAAACCAGATCAGCACCCCGCCCACCGCCGAGATGACGGTAGCGGCGAGGCCATTCTGCCAGCCCTTGGCAATCGCAGCGATTAGCCAGATGCCGATAATAATTGTAAAAATCACTGCGCAATCCCCCTTTTAGTCTTAGGATAATTATGTCAGGTTCGTGCCCGCTTGCCATCAGACTTCAGGCCGAATTAATGTGACAAAAGATTTAATATTATTCGGTGCCGGTCTTTGTGTCATTGGCACCGATTTCCGGTATAATTAAGACAACTAAAGCTTGGAGGCCAGAACAGTGAGTGAATCAAATCAGATTAGCGCGTTTGCAGAAGAAATTATCGATTTCCAGCGTCGTAATCACCTTACTGACACTGACATGGCGCTGAACAGCCACGTTTCTGTTGAACACATTCATAACATTAAGGCGATGCGGGAGACTGCGGAGCCGGAAGTCATCTCCGCTCTGCGCAGTTACATGGAACACAAGCCGAGTGGTAAGTAAACCTGACTTCGGTTACCTAGCCAAACACCTAATCCGTGTTTAAGTCTCGCAGTATCGGTTAAAGCCAATAATTCCCCAGCGCGTTGGGCTGGGGTTTTTATGTCCCTTTTGCTTCAAAATCACAAAATGAACAAACGAAAATGGCCTCAATCTTCGCCGTGAAGATGAGGTCATTATTTGTATTACTTTGCCATTGGTTTAACTTCAATCAACTGCTCGTTAGGCACCCGCAAGATGGTGAAGTAATCCGCCTCACGACCCGCGCGCATCCCCAAGCCGTTCATGAAGGTGTTCTTGTACCTGGCCTTAATCGTTGCCGCAAACGCGGAGTCCGTCTCCTTATTCAGCTGACGCAACTTCTTCATTTGCGCTGCTGGCCAAGGGTAAGCCGAGGCGCGAACCGGCATTAGGCTAGCGTTAGCCGCGATGTCCGCGTTCTGACTGCTGACGGTGTTCTTCGCCCCATCACTCCAGTATGTGTAGCGGCGAATCGGTGACTTCGGATTTTGACTGCTGGTCGCAACGTAGTAGGACTGATCACTGTCGGTCTGAATGACTAATGGCGCGTATTCATACTTCACGGAGACGTCGTCCTTGCTGTTGTAATCCACACCGCGGAACCAGGCTGCGTACAGCAAGCCCCAGCCCACAGCTAGGAAAATCAGCACTTCAACGATATCAATTGCAATCGTGCGGCCAGAGTTGTGCTTGCCGCCCACAATCATCTTGATGTGGCGCTGGCGAATGTTTCTGATGATGAAAATCAGGTAAACGACCAGGATAATCCAGGCCACAATCCCGATTAGATTCCAAACGTTCATGGCTTCTCCTCCGTTGACGCAGCGATATAATTTCGTATCTACATCATATCATTGCAGGCTGACGTGCGGGCTTTTGTGGTCAACGTTTTACAAAATGCTTACTTGTTGTCTACGCGTTCCTTCTCGACAGCGGCCTGACCGAGCAGGTTCATGTAGTTCCATGGCCGGTCAAAGTTGGGGTTGAATAACATATCCACGTAGGCTAAGTCGTCAATCGTGTTCTTGTTTTGGATCATGACAGACAACAGGTTCGCGCAGTTGGATACGTCTTGTTTGCTGTAGAACTGTGCACCCATAATCTTGCGGGTGGCGTGGTCGTAAATCAGCGTCATGTCAATCGGATCAGTCGTCGGCATAAATTCAGGCCGGTAGTTGTCGCGCAAGTGCACGGACCGCGCTGTATCTGGCGCGTACTTAATCGCATGCTCGTAGGTCAATCCCGTCGTGGCCATCGTGTGGTCAAAGAGGCTGAGCGCACTCGTCGACTGGGTACCCATGTAACGCATGGATTTGTAGTTCACCACGTTGGCACCCGCAATCCGGCCCATGCGGACAGCATTCGTCGCCAGGGGAGCGTAGGCATCCTTGCCCGTCACGTTGTTGTGCACAGCAGCGGAATCACCCGTTGCATAGATATCAGGATTGCTCGTCTGCATGTAGTCATTCACGATAATGGCATTCTGTTTGGTCATGTTCACCATCCCAGAAACCAATTCCGTTGTTGGCGAAAAGCCCACGCAGCAAATCGCCATGTCCGCGGTCAATTCACCGTGTGTGGTCTTGATGTAGACTTTGCCCTCGCCGGCAGTGTCGAACTTTTCTACCCGCTCATCGTTCAGCACGTTAACGCCGCCTGCAATCATGTCATTCATAATTTGATCCGCCATGTTTTGATCAACATAGTGACCCAAAATATGTTTGCGGCTGCTGATCATGGTGACATCATAACCGCGGCGCGTTAGGGCTTCTGCCAGTTCGGTGCCAATGTAGCCCCCGCCCACAATGGCAATCGACTTCGCATCAATACCAGCTTCTTTAATCGCCATCGCGTCATCGTACGTTTTGCAGAGGTAAACCCCTGGGGTGTTCACACCCTTGATGCTTGGCACGATAGGGTATGAACCCGTGGCCATAATAATCTTGTCGTAGGTTTCGGTGCTAATCTCACCAGTAACCAAGTTCTGAACGTCCACCGTCTTGGTATCCGGGTGCACCGCGATGACATCGTGACGCATGTTGATGTGCACATTGGGCCCCATCTTTTCCAAATCAGCAGGCTTGGCATAGAACACCTTGGCTAAGGAGTCCACCACGCCCTCTAAGTACAGGTAGATGCCACACGAAAGAAAGACGATGTCATTTCGTCGTTCGTAAACATAAACCTCGGTTTGGTTGTCCCGGGCTAACATCTCCTGCACGGCAGCGGTGCCGGCATGAGTGCAGCCAATCACAATTGTTTTCATCTTAATTTCTACTCCCCTAATCACCTGAGGATTTACTGCGCCGAGGCAATAAATCTAGACAGATTTAATTTTACCAGATTTTCATTCAAGGGATATTACGCTTACGTTATCATTACTGCGCGAAACGCTTGCGAATAACAGATTTGGCGACCACCCAATAATTGAGCCGTCACCCCACGTTTTTAATTATCGCGCATTTTCGAACAAAATGTGTTCGTTTTTAAAAAAGTGATTTTGCTCTTATGTAGCAAAGCCCACCGCTGCACTTATGCAACGATGGGCTTATGACTAATGTGCAGCCTGAACTATTTCAGGTCAGTCCACTCCCAGTCGCGAACTTCTGGCATGTCTTCGCCATAAGTCCGGATGTAGTCGTGATGCTGCTGGAGCTTGTTATCCATTTCCTGGATGAAGTCAGCAGACTTTTCAGCCAGTGCGGGAATCGACATCACAGCGTCCTTGGCCAAGTGGTAACGGTCGAGTTCGTTGAGGACACGCATATCAAATGGTGTCGTGATGTCCCCTTCTTCACGGTAACCGTGAACCCGCAGCTGCCGGTTCTGACGAGGGAACCAGATGTCGCGGATGAGGCCTTCGTAGCCGTGGAAGGCAAAGATGACAGGCTTGTCGGCCGTGAAGTAAGAATTGAACTCTTCATCACTCAGGCCACGTGGGTCAATCTCTGGCGTCCGCAACTTGAGGAGATCCACAACGTTGATGAAGCGAATCTTTAGGTCTGGGAAGCGTTTGTGCAGAATGTCGATTGCAGCAAGGCTTTCCATGTTTGGCTCAGTCCCAGCGGCAACCATGACAACGTCAGGGGCGCTGCCAGCATCGGTGCTAGCCCAGTCAATCCGGGCGAGCCCATCGTTGGCCAAAACGGTGGCTTCATCGATGCTGTAGAACTGAGGCCGTGGCTGCTTGGAGGCAATCAGGATGTTAACCGTCTGCTCGCTACTAAACAGCTTTGGCGAAATGGCCAGCATTGAGTTGGCGTCAGCTGGCAAGTATTCACGCACGTACTTGGCAGTCTTTTCGGCAACATGGGTCAGGATACCAGGATCTTGGTGCGTGTAACCGTTGTGGTCCTGCTGGAAACTGGTCGAGGTGGACACAATGTTCAGGGATGGGTAGTGACGACGCCATGGCTGTTCGTCGGCTTCCTTGATCCACTTGAAGTACTGGGTAATCATGGAATCCACGACACGCAGGAAGGCTTCGTAGCTAGTGAACAAGCTGTGACGACCGGTCAGGCTGTAGCCTTCGCTAAAGCCTTCACTCTGGTGTTCAGACAACTGGGAATCAATAATCCGGCCGGCTGGGGACATCTTTTCGTCCGTGTGCTTGTCGATTGGTTCGAGCCACTGCCGCTTTGCAACTTCGAACAAGCCGTAGAGCCGGTTGCTCATCGTCTCATCAGGTCCGAAGATGCGGAAGTTGTCAGGGTTGTCCTTAATCATCTGGGCCAGGTAGTCAGACCAAACAATCATGTCCTGCTTCAGGTTCTGGCCGCGCTTGGTGTTGTCCAAGGCAAACTTGCGGTAGTCAGGCAATACCAACGGCTTAGGATCAATCCCGCCGTTGGTAATTGGGTTAGCTGACATACGCTTGTCCTTAGCAGGAACCAAAGCCTTCAGTTCGGGTACCAGTTCACCATCTGCGGTAAACTGCTGCTCTGGGTGGTAAGACTTCATCCACTTGGTCAAGTCATCGGCATGGGACATGTCAGACTGCTTAACCGGGATTGGAATCTGGTGGGCACGGAAACTGCCTTCGATAGGTTCAGCGTCCCATTCCTTAGGGCCAGTCCAGCCCTTAGGTGTCCGTACAACAATGACGGGCCAGCGTGGTTCCTTGGTGTCGCCAGTTTCGCGGGCGTGCTTCTGAATGGCCTGGATGGATTCGATGGCGCCGTCCATTGCCTTGGCCAGTTCAGGGTTCAGCTTCTTAGGGTCATTGCCTTCAACGAAGACAGGTGCCCAGCCAGCACCCTCAAGGTACTTGCCAACATCCTCGTCGCTCTTGCGGCTGAGAATGGTTGGGTTGCTGATCTTAAACCCGTTCATGTGAATGATTGGCAGCACAGCCCCATCGTTGATTGGGTTGATGAACGTGCCAGAGAACCAGCTAGCAGCCAGTGGTCCGGTTTCGGTTTCACCATCCCCGATAACGGTAGCCGCAATCACGTCTGGGTTGTCCAAAATGGCACCCACCGCGTGACTCAGGGAGTAACCCAGCTCGCCACCTTCGTGCATGGAGCCAGGTGTCTGCGCACTGGCATGACTAGCCACACCGCCTGGGAAACTAAAGCGTTTGAACATGCGCTGCATCCCGGTCTTGTTCTGCGGAATCTCTGGGTAAACTTCTGAGTAATGGCCGTCAAGGAAAGCGTTCGAGACCATCACTTGGCCACCATGACCTGGGCCTTCGATATAGAACATGTTTACCCCGAACTTATTAATCACACGGTTGAGGTGTGCATAGATAAAGTTCTGGCCAGAGATGGTGCCCCAGTGGCCAATCGGGTATGGCTTGACGTCGCTTGCCTTCAGGGGCCGCTGCAAGAGCGGGTTGTCCATCAAGTAGAGCTGACCAACAGATAGATAGTTGGCAGCCTCCCAGTAGCGAGTCATGAGGTCAAAATATTCTGGTGAATCGTAATCAGTTTGTGAAGCCATTCCAAAACCTCCATTATCCAAGATTTGTGCGCCAGAAGACGGCGCTTACAATGGTACCTATAGTATAACCCATTGACGAGGTGCCGTGCATCAGGACAATGCACGTGGATTGCCGGGAAATTGCGTGTGCAAAAAAACTAGTCACGGTAAATTGCCGCGGCTAGTCTCAATAATAGCGAGGTAGGAATTTAATATTTGATCTGATTCGCGCACATCGTTTGTGTCGTTCACATCAGTTGTACCAGTTCCCGTATCTCCTTTGA contains the following coding sequences:
- the rsmG gene encoding 16S rRNA (guanine(527)-N(7))-methyltransferase RsmG translates to MTPDEFAAALAAKGITLTDQQRAQFADYYSYLVSENEKMNLTAITDEGDVYLKHFYDSVTPLIELPELRTASVTLCDVGAGAGFPSLPMKILNPELKITIVDSLQKRIDFLDRLCKKLGLTNVELVHDRAETFAGKKSPYRERFDLVTARAVASLPVLAELCLPLVKIGGQFIALKAAQAENELSAAAPALKLLGGQLQHDYEFTLPVLDESRHLLQIDKIAATPKKYPRKPGTPNKQPIGG
- a CDS encoding type 1 glutamine amidotransferase, which translates into the protein MADVIKIAYLYEDLMNTYGDSGDVKILRYLLNSRDYEVQVDNISLGHSFNAMDYDFVFFGGGQDYEQTVVAKDLPRLHDTLHEYIEAGNPLLAICGGYQFLGSEYKMSDGTTIQCLNLLPLHTVFRPESRMIGDTEYETEWGTVRAFENHSGCTYFDDKDQLKPLGKMVEGFGNNPEEGYEGMRYKQTFGSYSHGPILRNRNIAEAFADMIVARHKDRVGVAVTA
- a CDS encoding pyridoxamine 5'-phosphate oxidase family protein, whose protein sequence is MATLTDDMQQMIGAQLNFLATADENGKPQVGPKGTMRVLDEHHLIYNEQTGHHAWHNLHVNPRAAVASVDHPAMKGYRFEGPVEFHDDDQVYKDAVAFAEARHLPAVIAAVVITVDKIVRLDAGPHAGEVIEED
- a CDS encoding bacteriocin immunity protein: MQNDDARQALAGLTDQLFNQISKHDTTDLDNLKDVLIRVNQHIDSKDPVVTANRLANYIYFVGFTDHVALTQEASDIVKQIAALGKTAGVNGSYRAWYSDSSQF
- a CDS encoding bacteriocin immunity protein, with the protein product MFNNRKYAEERETASQEVQELSSLLVAEDNQSPQMLDIIDVLGQVSKRLDKVKDPAPLINRLVNYIRISASNGRLDFSKDQEKLMIELGYISQKAGRNGLYMADFSDKSQFYGFTEQMPIRTPGTTRY
- a CDS encoding CvpA family protein → MIFTIIIGIWLIAAIAKGWQNGLAATVISAVGGVLIWFAAFHFYPQLAGVIGRGQTTMGYALTAFFIIVVVGYLILHGLLMAARSLKWIPIIKQANSIGGALLAGAFNYLLIFVTLALALMIDTPWVQNQYNDSKTAQFIVNKTPLLSSNAIQNWINDGSDDQNTPDDSTDPTNQSSSSSSESSRDVDAASASDSNNSSDQTQNPEQKQGFGARAVQWFDNIFH
- a CDS encoding LBP_cg2779 family protein, which codes for MSESNQISAFAEEIIDFQRRNHLTDTDMALNSHVSVEHIHNIKAMRETAEPEVISALRSYMEHKPSGK
- a CDS encoding LVIS_2131 family protein, with the translated sequence MNVWNLIGIVAWIILVVYLIFIIRNIRQRHIKMIVGGKHNSGRTIAIDIVEVLIFLAVGWGLLYAAWFRGVDYNSKDDVSVKYEYAPLVIQTDSDQSYYVATSSQNPKSPIRRYTYWSDGAKNTVSSQNADIAANASLMPVRASAYPWPAAQMKKLRQLNKETDSAFAATIKARYKNTFMNGLGMRAGREADYFTILRVPNEQLIEVKPMAK
- a CDS encoding FAD-dependent oxidoreductase codes for the protein MKTIVIGCTHAGTAAVQEMLARDNQTEVYVYERRNDIVFLSCGIYLYLEGVVDSLAKVFYAKPADLEKMGPNVHINMRHDVIAVHPDTKTVDVQNLVTGEISTETYDKIIMATGSYPIVPSIKGVNTPGVYLCKTYDDAMAIKEAGIDAKSIAIVGGGYIGTELAEALTRRGYDVTMISSRKHILGHYVDQNMADQIMNDMIAGGVNVLNDERVEKFDTAGEGKVYIKTTHGELTADMAICCVGFSPTTELVSGMVNMTKQNAIIVNDYMQTSNPDIYATGDSAAVHNNVTGKDAYAPLATNAVRMGRIAGANVVNYKSMRYMGTQSTSALSLFDHTMATTGLTYEHAIKYAPDTARSVHLRDNYRPEFMPTTDPIDMTLIYDHATRKIMGAQFYSKQDVSNCANLLSVMIQNKNTIDDLAYVDMLFNPNFDRPWNYMNLLGQAAVEKERVDNK
- a CDS encoding phosphoketolase, with product MASQTDYDSPEYFDLMTRYWEAANYLSVGQLYLMDNPLLQRPLKASDVKPYPIGHWGTISGQNFIYAHLNRVINKFGVNMFYIEGPGHGGQVMVSNAFLDGHYSEVYPEIPQNKTGMQRMFKRFSFPGGVASHASAQTPGSMHEGGELGYSLSHAVGAILDNPDVIAATVIGDGETETGPLAASWFSGTFINPINDGAVLPIIHMNGFKISNPTILSRKSDEDVGKYLEGAGWAPVFVEGNDPKKLNPELAKAMDGAIESIQAIQKHARETGDTKEPRWPVIVVRTPKGWTGPKEWDAEPIEGSFRAHQIPIPVKQSDMSHADDLTKWMKSYHPEQQFTADGELVPELKALVPAKDKRMSANPITNGGIDPKPLVLPDYRKFALDNTKRGQNLKQDMIVWSDYLAQMIKDNPDNFRIFGPDETMSNRLYGLFEVAKRQWLEPIDKHTDEKMSPAGRIIDSQLSEHQSEGFSEGYSLTGRHSLFTSYEAFLRVVDSMITQYFKWIKEADEQPWRRHYPSLNIVSTSTSFQQDHNGYTHQDPGILTHVAEKTAKYVREYLPADANSMLAISPKLFSSEQTVNILIASKQPRPQFYSIDEATVLANDGLARIDWASTDAGSAPDVVMVAAGTEPNMESLAAIDILHKRFPDLKIRFINVVDLLKLRTPEIDPRGLSDEEFNSYFTADKPVIFAFHGYEGLIRDIWFPRQNRQLRVHGYREEGDITTPFDMRVLNELDRYHLAKDAVMSIPALAEKSADFIQEMDNKLQQHHDYIRTYGEDMPEVRDWEWTDLK